A part of Paenibacillus sp. 481 genomic DNA contains:
- a CDS encoding serine hydrolase domain-containing protein produces the protein MNIRKVMMLSLTVLLTSATILTAGGGAVLAAAGTTGATGDTTATNANTKAATNQSIHSTKSGQHNELNRTIVQALKEGVAKGIPGVLFVTNKDGVAQHYTSGSANLFSERSMKTDFHFRIGSITKTFVSVTLLQLVGEGKLSLDDSVEKWLPGLVQGNGYKGSDITVRQVLNHSSGIASYTDEAFMKKLYENRFKSFTSEELVKVGIQQKPLFAPGAKSSYSNTNYIIAGMIIEKVTGQSSAEQIKQRIIEPLKLKNTSVPGSVTKLPEPHARGYYQHKAGGPLEDFTELNVTAASTSGGMISTADDLNRFITAVINGKLLKPEQMKELQHTLPLPEAGGSYGLGIIETQLPNGVKLWGHAGGIQGFRTYTFVTSDGKHAATMSINYHGNDLNAVMTELLMKVYEAEFSAVPASKP, from the coding sequence ATGAATATCCGAAAAGTGATGATGCTTAGCTTAACCGTCTTATTGACTAGTGCAACCATACTGACGGCAGGCGGGGGAGCCGTGTTAGCAGCAGCGGGCACGACAGGTGCGACAGGCGATACTACCGCTACGAACGCCAATACAAAAGCAGCGACGAACCAATCGATACATTCAACTAAGAGCGGACAACATAATGAGCTCAATCGTACTATTGTGCAGGCGTTAAAAGAGGGAGTTGCTAAGGGGATTCCGGGCGTTCTCTTCGTTACGAATAAGGACGGAGTCGCGCAGCATTATACTTCAGGGTCAGCTAACCTCTTTTCAGAGCGAAGTATGAAGACAGACTTTCATTTCCGAATCGGCAGCATTACAAAAACATTTGTGTCGGTTACGCTACTGCAACTCGTAGGAGAAGGTAAGTTAAGTCTGGATGACTCCGTGGAAAAATGGCTGCCAGGACTTGTGCAAGGCAACGGCTATAAGGGAAGCGACATTACAGTCCGACAAGTGCTAAACCATTCAAGCGGTATAGCTAGCTATACGGATGAAGCGTTTATGAAGAAGTTATATGAAAATCGATTTAAGAGCTTTACTTCTGAGGAACTCGTAAAAGTAGGCATTCAACAAAAGCCGTTGTTCGCACCAGGCGCTAAGTCGTCTTACTCCAACACGAATTACATTATTGCTGGAATGATTATTGAAAAGGTGACCGGACAATCATCTGCCGAGCAAATTAAACAGCGTATTATAGAACCGTTGAAGCTGAAAAATACGAGTGTACCAGGCTCTGTCACGAAGCTGCCCGAGCCGCACGCCAGAGGCTACTACCAGCATAAAGCAGGTGGGCCATTAGAAGATTTTACAGAGCTTAATGTCACCGCAGCTTCTACATCAGGCGGAATGATCTCGACAGCCGATGACCTTAATCGCTTCATAACGGCAGTGATAAATGGCAAGTTGCTTAAGCCCGAACAAATGAAGGAGTTGCAACATACGCTACCACTCCCCGAAGCTGGCGGAAGTTATGGTCTTGGCATTATAGAGACGCAGCTCCCAAATGGGGTGAAGTTGTGGGGCCATGCCGGAGGTATTCAAGGATTTAGGACGTATACGTTTGTTACGAGTGATGGGAAACATGCAGCAACAATGAGCATTAACTACCATGGCAATGATCTAAACGCTGTCATGACAGAGTTGTTGATGAAAGTATACGAAGCAGAGTTCTCTGCTGTCCCTGCATCTAAACCGTAA
- a CDS encoding MFS transporter has protein sequence MTTHKQTPTATPSIWSKTFVTLILANLLLFMGFQMLLPTIPTFVAQQGGSEFVIGLIMGMFTLSSIIIRPISGAALDKLNRKRILLVGYVICLIAIALYNWSVLAGYVLHVRFLHGLGWGIVTTTVGTIASDLVPAARRGEGLGYFGLSTILGAALGPMAGIALSNSFGFKAMFTTSFILTVLSMIVTLLLSLPRPAGSQVQEKMSLWARFFEKKALFPSLLMLMFGITYGGIASFITLFGIEAGIANVGWFFFINAICAFLVRPIAGKLFDKKGHVTVLLPGAVLAIIGLIILANADSTMLLIVAALFYGLGFGAVQPSLQAWVINRVTPQRRGVANGMFYSSFDLGIGGGAMILGPVASQMSYSGMYLFSILFIALYLAIYTGYLLKNKKAKMANA, from the coding sequence ATGACCACACACAAACAGACACCAACTGCAACACCGTCGATTTGGTCCAAGACATTTGTCACCTTAATACTGGCCAATCTACTGCTGTTCATGGGCTTTCAAATGTTGCTGCCCACGATCCCGACATTCGTTGCACAGCAAGGCGGCAGCGAGTTCGTCATCGGCCTGATTATGGGGATGTTCACGCTATCCTCCATTATTATCCGACCTATTTCCGGCGCAGCACTGGATAAATTGAACCGCAAACGCATATTGCTCGTCGGATATGTCATTTGTTTAATCGCAATCGCTCTTTATAATTGGTCTGTTCTTGCAGGCTATGTCTTACATGTTCGGTTTCTTCACGGATTAGGATGGGGTATTGTAACGACGACCGTCGGAACGATTGCCTCTGATTTAGTTCCGGCAGCTCGTCGTGGCGAAGGACTTGGCTATTTTGGTCTATCAACTATTTTGGGCGCGGCTCTTGGCCCGATGGCGGGTATAGCACTATCCAACAGCTTCGGATTTAAGGCCATGTTTACAACGTCATTTATCTTGACTGTATTATCCATGATCGTCACGTTATTGCTTAGTCTTCCACGCCCAGCAGGCAGTCAAGTGCAGGAGAAGATGTCGCTATGGGCCCGATTTTTTGAAAAAAAGGCGCTATTCCCATCATTACTTATGCTTATGTTCGGGATTACGTACGGTGGAATCGCAAGCTTTATTACCTTGTTCGGTATTGAGGCTGGCATCGCCAATGTAGGCTGGTTCTTCTTCATTAACGCTATATGCGCCTTTCTTGTGAGGCCGATAGCGGGTAAGTTGTTCGATAAAAAAGGACATGTTACCGTGTTGCTACCAGGTGCTGTACTTGCGATAATCGGGCTGATTATATTAGCAAATGCGGATTCGACCATGCTGCTTATTGTGGCAGCGTTGTTCTATGGTTTAGGCTTCGGTGCCGTGCAGCCTTCTTTGCAGGCTTGGGTTATTAACCGCGTGACTCCGCAGCGCAGAGGGGTTGCCAACGGGATGTTCTACTCCTCGTTTGACCTTGGTATCGGTGGAGGAGCGATGATCCTTGGCCCTGTTGCCAGCCAGATGAGCTATTCGGGCATGTACTTGTTCTCTATCTTGTTCATCGCGTTGTATCTGGCCATTTATACAGGGTACTTGTTAAAAAATAAGAAAGCGAAGATGGCAAACGCCTAA
- the aceA gene encoding isocitrate lyase, with the protein MMQQKKLNELEQKWTGARWEGVTRPYTAEDVLRLRGSVQVEHTLAQLGAERLWQLVHTEPYVAALGALTGNQAIQQVKAGLKAIYLSGWQVAADANLSGHMYPDQSLYPANSVPQVVKRINQALQRADQIQHGEGKEDTYFFAPIVADAEAGFGGPLNVFELMKGMIEAGAAGVHFEDQLSSEKKCGHLGGKVLIPTQQAVRNLVAARLAADVMGTDTLIIARTDANAAQLITSDADPYDRPFLTGKRSPEGFYYTRSGLDQAIARGLAYAPYADLVWCETSEPNIEEARRFAGAIHAQYPGKLLAYNCSPSFNWKKKLDDAAIASFQRELGQMGYKFQFVTLAGFHALNYSMFELARGYKERGMAAYSELQQAEFTLEPYGYEAVKHQREVGTGYFDEVAQVIAGGNSSTTAYQHSTEAEQFT; encoded by the coding sequence ATGATGCAGCAGAAGAAGTTGAATGAGCTTGAGCAAAAATGGACTGGTGCGCGTTGGGAAGGGGTAACGCGGCCTTACACGGCCGAAGATGTGCTGCGTTTGCGCGGTTCTGTGCAAGTGGAACATACGTTGGCGCAATTGGGGGCAGAACGGCTATGGCAACTGGTGCATACGGAGCCCTATGTAGCTGCGCTTGGTGCGTTAACGGGCAATCAAGCGATTCAGCAGGTGAAGGCTGGGCTGAAAGCTATTTACTTAAGCGGCTGGCAAGTCGCTGCGGATGCGAATTTATCCGGCCATATGTATCCGGATCAAAGCTTATATCCGGCAAATAGTGTACCGCAAGTCGTTAAACGCATTAATCAAGCGTTGCAACGCGCCGACCAAATTCAGCACGGGGAAGGCAAAGAGGATACTTATTTCTTTGCCCCGATTGTGGCTGACGCTGAGGCAGGCTTCGGTGGGCCGCTTAACGTATTCGAACTCATGAAGGGAATGATTGAAGCGGGGGCAGCAGGCGTACACTTCGAAGACCAGCTGTCTTCGGAGAAGAAATGCGGGCACTTGGGCGGCAAAGTGTTGATCCCGACCCAACAGGCGGTGCGTAATTTAGTAGCTGCACGCTTAGCAGCTGATGTGATGGGCACCGACACGCTCATTATCGCCCGCACTGACGCAAATGCTGCGCAGCTCATTACGAGCGATGCCGATCCGTATGATCGTCCATTCCTGACGGGCAAGCGGTCTCCGGAAGGGTTCTACTACACCCGCTCCGGTCTGGATCAAGCCATCGCGCGCGGCCTAGCCTATGCACCATACGCAGATCTCGTCTGGTGTGAGACGTCCGAACCGAACATTGAGGAAGCACGCCGCTTCGCTGGAGCGATTCACGCCCAGTACCCAGGTAAGCTGCTTGCTTACAACTGTTCCCCTTCTTTCAATTGGAAGAAGAAGCTTGATGATGCCGCTATCGCCAGCTTTCAACGGGAGCTCGGGCAGATGGGCTATAAGTTCCAGTTCGTCACACTTGCTGGATTTCATGCACTCAACTACAGCATGTTCGAGCTGGCTAGAGGCTACAAGGAACGTGGCATGGCTGCATATTCCGAGCTGCAACAGGCCGAATTCACGCTGGAGCCGTACGGCTATGAAGCCGTGAAGCATCAGCGCGAGGTCGGCACTGGCTACTTCGATGAGGTTGCACAAGTCATCGCCGGAGGCAACTCCTCGACGACCGCGTATCAACACTCCACCGAGGCAGAGCAATTCACTTAA
- a CDS encoding serine hydrolase domain-containing protein, with translation MNVKKTIMMSLAVTMTGTMLLYANGGVSVANAQTNKAAHVASFNEADAAQKKKVITQALDEVVAKGIPGVIVQTLKNGAKWEYATGKASIYADRSMQPDFHFRIGSITKTFVATVVLQLAGEGKLSLDDTVEKWLPGVVQGNGHDGSQITVRQLLNMTSGIADCVNESLMKTLNENRFKTYTAEELVKIGLQQKPLFTPGTKFDYSSTNTVLAGLIVQKVTGQSYAEQIKQRIIEPLQLKNTSVPGSITKLPEPHARGYSIKAPAGALEDFTEMSPTWGNAAGEMISTTGDLNRFFSELLAGKLLKPEQMKEMLNAVPSPEINGSYGLGINVRTLANGVSIWGHAGGVPGFISYVGGTLDGKHVISFNYNLHHRGERNKAKVMKDAEKKMLEAEFGNPLSE, from the coding sequence ATGAATGTAAAGAAAACAATCATGATGAGCTTAGCAGTTACGATGACGGGGACAATGCTGCTGTATGCGAACGGAGGAGTGTCTGTTGCAAATGCTCAGACGAACAAAGCAGCACATGTAGCGTCATTCAATGAGGCGGATGCTGCGCAGAAAAAAAAGGTAATTACACAAGCGCTGGATGAAGTCGTGGCTAAGGGTATCCCAGGTGTGATCGTGCAAACGTTGAAAAACGGAGCGAAGTGGGAGTACGCGACAGGTAAAGCTAGCATTTATGCGGATCGCAGCATGCAGCCCGATTTTCATTTTCGAATCGGCAGTATAACGAAGACGTTTGTCGCTACGGTAGTGCTGCAATTAGCAGGCGAAGGAAAGTTGAGCTTGGATGACACCGTGGAAAAGTGGCTGCCGGGTGTTGTACAGGGCAACGGCCATGATGGCAGCCAAATTACGGTTCGGCAGTTGCTTAATATGACTAGTGGTATTGCTGACTGTGTAAATGAGTCATTAATGAAAACGTTGAATGAAAACCGTTTTAAAACCTACACGGCAGAAGAGCTTGTGAAAATAGGCCTACAACAAAAGCCATTATTTACGCCGGGTACTAAGTTTGATTATTCCAGTACGAATACGGTGCTGGCTGGCTTAATTGTTCAAAAAGTAACAGGTCAATCGTATGCCGAGCAAATTAAACAGCGCATTATTGAACCGTTGCAATTAAAAAATACTTCTGTGCCGGGCTCGATTACGAAGTTGCCAGAGCCGCATGCAAGAGGCTATTCCATTAAAGCTCCAGCTGGAGCTTTAGAAGACTTCACAGAGATGAGTCCGACTTGGGGAAATGCAGCAGGTGAAATGATTTCGACCACGGGTGACTTAAATCGCTTTTTTTCCGAACTACTAGCTGGGAAATTGCTTAAACCAGAGCAAATGAAGGAGATGCTTAACGCTGTACCCTCACCTGAAATTAATGGTAGTTATGGTCTCGGCATCAATGTGCGGACACTCGCAAACGGAGTGTCGATTTGGGGACATGCCGGAGGCGTTCCAGGATTTATCTCTTATGTAGGAGGAACACTCGATGGCAAGCATGTGATTAGTTTTAACTATAACCTGCACCACCGCGGCGAACGCAATAAAGCTAAGGTTATGAAAGATGCGGAGAAAAAAATGCTGGAAGCGGAGTTCGGCAACCCACTCAGTGAGTGA
- a CDS encoding serine hydrolase domain-containing protein: MNVKKMIMLSLAVMLTGATLLPVSGGVSTAYAADSSSQMSESSAKGTVAATKTKYAAIQKIIDDAVKQGIPGIIVQTVDHGTKKQFSAGKANIHSGRPMQPDFHFRIGSITKTFVAVVMLQLVGEGKLSLDDSVEKWLPGVVQGNGYDGNKVTIRNLLQHTSGIADYTTDQTMKDFFENPFRTYTAEELTRMGVQHKPKFAPGARYEYSNTNTVIAGRIIQKVTGQTYAEQIKQRILEPLGLKNTFLPGTSQKLPDPHARGYYNKKGGTLQDFTEYNTTWDDASGEVISTLDDLSRFNSALLSGSLLQPEQLAQMLTTMDTIMLPKKHAGLGIFETKLSKDLSIWGHDGGVPGSASHLVGTRDGKQVLAVNINKLGDDGRELIFGVIDKLDALHFNAASK; this comes from the coding sequence ATGAACGTGAAAAAAATGATCATGTTGAGCTTAGCTGTTATGTTGACAGGGGCAACATTGTTGCCTGTTAGCGGGGGTGTATCGACTGCTTACGCAGCGGATAGTTCCAGTCAGATGTCTGAATCAAGTGCAAAAGGGACGGTTGCTGCTACGAAGACGAAGTACGCGGCCATTCAAAAGATCATAGACGACGCTGTTAAGCAAGGTATCCCGGGAATCATCGTCCAGACCGTTGATCATGGAACGAAAAAGCAATTCAGCGCGGGTAAAGCTAATATCCATTCTGGTCGTCCGATGCAGCCCGATTTTCATTTTCGCATAGGAAGCATTACGAAAACGTTTGTGGCGGTTGTTATGTTGCAGCTAGTTGGCGAGGGGAAGCTAAGTTTAGACGATTCAGTAGAAAAGTGGCTGCCGGGCGTTGTGCAAGGCAATGGTTATGACGGGAATAAAGTAACGATTCGAAACTTGCTTCAGCATACGAGCGGGATTGCGGATTACACAACTGATCAGACGATGAAGGACTTTTTTGAAAATCCGTTTAGAACGTATACAGCGGAAGAGCTTACTCGTATGGGAGTGCAGCATAAACCGAAATTTGCCCCGGGGGCGAGATATGAATACTCGAACACAAACACGGTGATAGCTGGCCGCATCATTCAAAAAGTAACCGGACAAACGTATGCTGAACAGATTAAGCAGCGTATTTTGGAGCCACTGGGGTTGAAAAATACATTTCTCCCGGGCACATCCCAGAAGCTGCCTGATCCTCATGCAAGAGGATACTACAATAAGAAGGGTGGTACTTTACAAGACTTTACGGAGTATAATACAACTTGGGACGATGCATCGGGCGAAGTGATTTCGACTTTGGATGATCTTAGTCGATTCAATAGCGCGCTATTGTCTGGTTCTTTACTACAACCAGAACAGTTGGCACAAATGTTAACAACCATGGATACCATCATGTTGCCAAAAAAACATGCGGGTCTTGGGATTTTCGAAACCAAATTATCTAAAGATCTGTCTATTTGGGGACACGACGGTGGAGTACCCGGCTCGGCTTCTCACCTCGTCGGAACACGAGATGGCAAACAGGTGCTAGCGGTTAATATAAATAAACTTGGTGACGATGGAAGAGAGCTTATATTTGGGGTTATCGACAAATTGGACGCGTTACATTTTAACGCAGCTTCGAAGTAG
- a CDS encoding TetR/AcrR family transcriptional regulator, giving the protein MSQRAEKTADKILEAAIELICEHGYQAVTTKSIAQAAGVSEMTVFRIFGTKKGILEAAIDKYSYSVPMTHAFEECIKWNLEADLFMVSKLYHDLMRKNRKVFVISMMERNTMPELFTQSTAHPRKLKELLTDYFAEMQRRGLVVAGDPEHQSITFLYMNHGKYVSETFTGGLVSSIQLDDWLPDAIRVLARGLTP; this is encoded by the coding sequence ATGAGCCAACGTGCAGAAAAGACAGCTGACAAAATATTAGAAGCTGCCATTGAACTCATCTGCGAGCACGGCTACCAAGCAGTGACTACCAAGAGCATTGCCCAAGCTGCTGGGGTCAGCGAGATGACCGTATTTCGTATCTTCGGGACGAAGAAGGGGATATTAGAGGCAGCGATTGATAAATATTCATATAGCGTTCCGATGACGCACGCTTTTGAAGAATGCATCAAATGGAACTTGGAAGCGGATTTGTTCATGGTGAGCAAACTGTATCACGATTTGATGAGGAAAAACCGGAAAGTGTTCGTCATTTCGATGATGGAACGAAACACGATGCCGGAGCTCTTTACGCAGTCGACAGCGCACCCGCGCAAGCTGAAGGAGCTGTTAACAGACTACTTTGCTGAAATGCAGCGTAGGGGCCTAGTCGTTGCCGGTGATCCCGAGCATCAGTCGATTACGTTTCTATATATGAATCACGGCAAATATGTGAGCGAGACATTTACAGGCGGTTTAGTGTCATCCATTCAGCTCGATGATTGGCTGCCTGATGCTATTCGCGTGTTAGCTAGAGGGTTAACGCCTTAG
- a CDS encoding serine hydrolase domain-containing protein, whose translation MNVKKTMLLSFAIMMAGTTLLYANEGTSAAFVDQSSRSIIAKKPTTEISGTSEQTKDAIRKLMEEAIKQGIPGMIIQTQNDGVKWEYGTGKSSIFAEHKMQPGFHFRIGSITKTFTATVVLQLVGEGKLSLDDSIEKWLPGVVQGNGYDGNKITVRQLLNHTSGIASYTDDTAFMEKSFESPFKAYTANELVKVGLQKKPLFAPGTDFYYSNTNYVLAGLVIHKVSGKTHAEEITERLIKPLGMKNSLVPGASSKLPEPHARAYYSTSDKQLHDITEMNPAVADASGDMISTANDLNRFFTELLAGKLLKPEQMKQMLDCVESQHVRYGLGIREIKLANGASVWGHGGGIHGSVSLTVGSLGGKQVVTLNNNYLTPGKLTPRLEVVMSLQDKIPALLFQSTEK comes from the coding sequence ATGAACGTAAAAAAAACAATGCTGCTGAGCTTTGCGATTATGATGGCAGGTACAACGCTTTTGTATGCAAATGAAGGGACGTCCGCCGCTTTTGTGGATCAATCAAGTCGTTCAATTATTGCGAAAAAGCCTACAACAGAGATATCCGGGACATCCGAGCAAACTAAGGATGCAATCAGGAAGCTGATGGAAGAAGCAATCAAGCAAGGCATACCCGGCATGATCATCCAAACGCAGAATGACGGAGTGAAGTGGGAATATGGAACGGGGAAGAGCAGTATATTTGCGGAACACAAGATGCAGCCCGGCTTTCATTTTCGAATTGGGAGCATTACGAAGACGTTCACAGCTACTGTTGTGCTGCAATTAGTTGGGGAAGGCAAGCTGAGCTTGGATGATTCGATTGAAAAATGGCTCCCGGGTGTCGTACAAGGTAATGGCTATGACGGCAACAAGATTACCGTTCGACAATTACTTAATCATACGAGCGGCATTGCTAGCTACACGGATGATACGGCATTTATGGAGAAGTCTTTTGAAAGCCCTTTTAAAGCCTACACGGCTAATGAGCTTGTGAAAGTTGGTTTACAGAAAAAGCCTTTATTCGCACCCGGGACGGACTTCTATTATTCTAATACCAATTATGTGTTAGCTGGCTTAGTCATTCATAAAGTATCGGGCAAGACGCACGCGGAGGAAATTACCGAACGACTCATAAAGCCGCTCGGTATGAAAAATAGTTTGGTTCCAGGGGCTTCATCTAAGCTGCCAGAACCACATGCAAGAGCTTACTACAGTACGAGCGATAAGCAGCTTCATGATATTACGGAAATGAATCCAGCTGTGGCTGATGCATCCGGTGATATGATTTCGACAGCTAACGATTTGAACCGTTTCTTCACAGAGCTTCTAGCTGGAAAACTACTAAAGCCCGAACAGATGAAGCAAATGCTTGATTGTGTAGAGAGTCAGCATGTACGTTATGGTCTAGGTATTCGTGAGATAAAGTTGGCAAATGGGGCCTCCGTCTGGGGACATGGTGGAGGAATTCACGGCTCAGTATCGCTAACGGTAGGTTCCTTAGGCGGGAAGCAGGTTGTCACATTAAATAATAATTATCTTACTCCTGGTAAATTGACACCTCGGCTTGAAGTAGTTATGAGTTTGCAAGATAAGATACCAGCGCTACTATTCCAATCAACTGAAAAATAG
- a CDS encoding serine hydrolase domain-containing protein has product MNVKKKMILGLAVMTAGTTLLYANGGATLAHAQAETQAVNQLETQAKSTSTTPNVLLNKTNTDAQKKAVTQALDDILAKGVPGVLAQSLKDGVKWDYAAGKANVHSGRSMQPDFHFRIGSTSKTFTATVALQLVGEGKLSLDDTLEKWLPGVVQGNGYDASKITLKQLLNMTSGIASYTSSEQFTKGMIENRFKTYQPDDLVKMALQQKPLFAPGTQWSYSNTNTVLVSLMIEKATGQTHAEQIKQRIIEPLKLTHTYVPGKSQKLPEPHARGYYAYKPDKSLEDFTEQNVTVAHAAGEMISSNADINRFFSELLSGKLLKPEQMKQMFESPIDSPLGRYGLGIYERKLSNGHAVWGHDGSIPGYATFVGGTLGGKHVINFNINLLSGDIKQMTSILEAGNKVFEAEFAQSAK; this is encoded by the coding sequence ATGAACGTAAAGAAAAAAATGATATTAGGCCTAGCTGTTATGACAGCAGGGACAACGCTATTGTATGCAAATGGAGGAGCGACACTCGCTCATGCTCAAGCAGAAACTCAAGCAGTGAATCAATTAGAAACTCAAGCGAAGAGTACGAGCACTACACCTAACGTGCTGTTAAATAAGACGAATACCGATGCGCAAAAAAAGGCGGTTACACAAGCGCTGGATGACATTCTTGCTAAAGGCGTACCAGGTGTCCTCGCACAATCCTTGAAAGACGGCGTGAAGTGGGATTATGCAGCAGGCAAAGCCAACGTACATTCCGGACGGAGTATGCAGCCTGATTTTCATTTTCGGATTGGGAGTACATCGAAGACCTTTACCGCAACGGTGGCCTTGCAATTAGTCGGTGAAGGGAAACTAAGCCTAGACGATACGCTAGAAAAATGGCTGCCAGGTGTGGTGCAGGGCAACGGTTATGATGCCAGCAAAATTACGCTCAAGCAATTGCTTAATATGACGAGCGGCATTGCGAGCTATACCAGCAGCGAACAATTTACAAAAGGCATGATTGAGAATCGTTTCAAAACCTACCAACCAGATGATCTAGTCAAAATGGCTTTGCAGCAAAAGCCGTTATTTGCGCCTGGAACACAGTGGTCCTATTCCAATACAAACACGGTACTCGTCAGTCTAATGATTGAAAAAGCAACGGGACAAACACATGCCGAGCAAATTAAACAGCGTATTATCGAACCGTTAAAGTTAACGCATACGTATGTACCAGGCAAATCGCAGAAGCTCCCAGAGCCGCATGCAAGAGGATATTATGCATATAAGCCGGATAAATCTTTAGAAGATTTCACCGAGCAAAATGTCACGGTTGCCCATGCGGCAGGTGAAATGATTTCATCCAACGCGGACATCAATCGCTTCTTCAGTGAACTGCTGTCGGGCAAATTGCTCAAGCCTGAGCAAATGAAGCAGATGTTCGAATCACCAATTGACAGCCCATTGGGGCGTTACGGGCTCGGTATTTATGAAAGAAAGTTATCGAATGGCCATGCGGTCTGGGGACATGATGGAAGTATTCCAGGCTACGCTACGTTTGTAGGTGGGACACTCGGAGGTAAGCATGTCATCAATTTCAACATTAATCTACTCTCCGGCGATATCAAGCAGATGACGTCTATATTGGAGGCAGGCAATAAAGTATTTGAAGCGGAGTTCGCTCAATCCGCGAAATAA
- a CDS encoding serine hydrolase domain-containing protein has protein sequence MNAKKTVLLSLSMMMAGTMLLYATGGAVKVNAVQANIGHLTPAISLKSLGTEEQKKAVQQALDEMVALGIPGVLAQSLKDGVKWGYAAGKANIHSGRSIQPDFHFRIGSTTKTFTATVVLQLVGEGKLSLDDTVEKWLPGVVQGNGYDGSKITIRQLLNMTSGIASFNEANTQFAKDALENPLKSYKPEQLVKLGLQQKPLFAPGTSWFYSNTNYVLASLIIEKVTGSTYPEQVRNRIIEPLQLKNTYVPEASQHQLPEPYTRGYFAQKPGGDLRDFTEINATAAYASGGMVSTAGDINRFFTELLSGKLLKPEQMKQMFEDTVDSPNGRYGLGIFETKLANGVAVWGHNGAIPGYLTFVGGTLHGKHVISYSLNLLAIDKMKSIKEISQKVLEAEFTHSAK, from the coding sequence ATGAACGCAAAGAAAACAGTACTGTTGAGCTTATCCATGATGATGGCAGGGACGATGTTGCTGTATGCGACTGGAGGCGCGGTAAAAGTTAACGCCGTGCAAGCGAATATAGGCCATTTAACGCCTGCAATTTCCTTAAAGAGTTTAGGCACAGAGGAACAAAAAAAGGCAGTCCAACAAGCTTTGGATGAAATGGTTGCTCTAGGTATTCCGGGTGTGTTGGCACAATCCTTGAAAGACGGCGTGAAGTGGGGATATGCAGCAGGTAAAGCTAACATTCATTCGGGTCGCAGTATACAGCCTGATTTTCATTTTCGGATTGGAAGTACAACGAAGACCTTTACCGCCACTGTGGTGCTGCAATTAGTCGGTGAGGGGAAGTTAAGCTTAGACGATACCGTTGAAAAATGGCTGCCCGGTGTGGTACAAGGCAACGGCTATGATGGTAGCAAAATTACGATTAGGCAGCTGTTGAATATGACGAGTGGAATTGCGAGCTTTAACGAAGCAAATACACAGTTTGCAAAAGATGCGCTTGAAAATCCACTTAAAAGCTATAAGCCGGAACAACTAGTTAAACTTGGCTTGCAGCAAAAACCATTATTTGCACCGGGAACCTCATGGTTCTATTCCAATACGAATTATGTGTTAGCGAGCTTAATCATTGAGAAAGTAACGGGGAGTACGTACCCCGAACAAGTGAGAAATCGAATCATTGAGCCTTTGCAATTAAAAAATACATATGTGCCAGAAGCGTCACAGCATCAACTGCCAGAACCATATACGAGAGGCTATTTTGCACAAAAGCCGGGCGGGGACTTACGAGATTTTACGGAGATAAATGCTACGGCGGCGTATGCATCGGGGGGTATGGTTTCAACAGCGGGAGACATCAATCGCTTCTTCACGGAACTGTTGTCGGGCAAGCTGCTTAAACCGGAGCAAATGAAGCAGATGTTTGAAGATACAGTAGATAGCCCGAATGGTCGCTACGGACTTGGTATTTTTGAGACGAAGCTTGCGAATGGTGTAGCCGTGTGGGGGCATAACGGAGCTATCCCAGGATACTTGACGTTTGTAGGTGGGACACTCCATGGCAAGCACGTGATTAGTTATAGTCTGAATTTACTTGCTATCGATAAGATGAAATCGATAAAAGAGATTAGCCAAAAGGTACTCGAAGCGGAATTTACTCATTCAGCAAAGTAA